The Pseudomonas sp. FP2309 genome has a window encoding:
- a CDS encoding dihydrofolate reductase translates to MKKTLPLSLIAALGENRVIGVDNSMPWHLPGDFKYFKATTLGKPIIMGRKTWDSLGRPLPGRLNLVVSRQTNLVLEGAEVFPSLEAAVARAQAWALEQGVDELMLIGGAQLYAQGLEHADRLYLTRVALSPEGDAWFPAFDAQQWKLVSNLPNPGEGDKPAYSFEVWERG, encoded by the coding sequence ATGAAAAAAACTCTCCCTTTAAGCCTGATCGCAGCCCTCGGTGAAAACCGCGTGATCGGCGTCGACAACAGCATGCCCTGGCACTTGCCAGGGGATTTCAAATATTTCAAGGCCACCACGCTGGGCAAGCCCATCATCATGGGGCGCAAGACCTGGGACTCCCTGGGCCGACCGCTGCCGGGGCGCTTGAACCTGGTGGTCAGCCGTCAGACCAACCTGGTGCTGGAAGGTGCGGAAGTTTTTCCGTCGCTTGAAGCCGCCGTGGCACGGGCTCAAGCCTGGGCGCTGGAGCAGGGCGTGGATGAGCTGATGCTGATTGGCGGCGCGCAGTTGTATGCGCAGGGCCTGGAACACGCGGATCGCCTGTATTTGACGCGCGTGGCGCTGAGCCCGGAAGGGGATGCTTGGTTTCCGGCGTTTGATGCGCAGCAGTGGAAGCTGGTTTCCAATCTGCCGAATCCCGGCGAAGGTGATAAGCCGGCATACAGCTTTGAGGTGTGGGAACGCGGCTAA
- a CDS encoding DUF2868 domain-containing protein → MTVLTPLQKLWLTETVRLREEHAGALDDLEANRLARTAGGDLPTRIQQRALHLAERDGLTPALTRWLQGARLALVLLAIVAIISGAGLAFAALGNGLTPVNVFWALGSLLGVNLILLLSWALGLLFAGEHGASLGRLWLWLSEKLARDAKAAQLAPALLLLLQRQKLNRWAVGVLVNGLWLLALLSALVIVLTLLATRRYGFVWETTILGADTFVAATQALGSLPALLGFNVPSVEMIRASGDAALTVESARQAWAAWLVGVLLVYGVLPRLILALLCLWRWHRGRAALHLDLNLPGYAQLRERLMPSSERLGVNDAAPEQLHHATAGVSELDSDGALLVAIELDDTHTWPPKLPANVKNAGILDSRESRHKLLDQLTRFPPARLAIACDPRRSPDRGSLALIAELARSATATRVWLLQAPPGQALDAARLGDWHTALQQLELPFADCAPLNWLETGHD, encoded by the coding sequence GTGACTGTACTGACTCCTCTGCAAAAACTCTGGCTGACGGAAACCGTGCGCTTGCGTGAAGAACACGCCGGCGCCCTGGACGACCTGGAAGCCAACCGGCTGGCCCGCACCGCGGGCGGCGACCTGCCGACGCGCATCCAGCAGCGCGCGTTGCACCTGGCCGAGCGCGATGGCCTCACCCCCGCCCTCACCCGTTGGCTGCAAGGCGCGCGCCTGGCGCTGGTGCTGCTGGCGATAGTCGCGATCATCAGCGGTGCCGGGCTGGCATTTGCCGCGCTGGGCAACGGTTTAACCCCCGTAAATGTGTTCTGGGCCCTGGGCAGCCTGCTCGGCGTGAACCTGATCCTGCTGCTCAGTTGGGCCCTGGGCCTGCTGTTTGCCGGCGAGCACGGCGCCAGCCTCGGCCGCCTGTGGTTGTGGCTCAGCGAAAAACTCGCCCGCGACGCCAAGGCCGCTCAACTGGCGCCCGCGCTGTTACTGCTGCTGCAACGGCAAAAGCTCAATCGCTGGGCCGTGGGCGTGCTGGTCAATGGCCTGTGGTTGCTGGCGCTTCTCAGCGCCCTGGTCATTGTGCTGACACTGCTCGCCACCCGGCGCTACGGCTTTGTGTGGGAAACCACCATTCTCGGAGCCGATACGTTTGTCGCCGCCACCCAGGCCCTCGGCAGTCTGCCGGCCTTGCTCGGGTTTAACGTGCCGAGCGTCGAGATGATCCGCGCCAGCGGTGACGCCGCGCTCACTGTCGAAAGCGCCCGCCAGGCCTGGGCCGCCTGGCTGGTCGGAGTGCTGCTGGTCTACGGCGTGCTGCCGCGCTTGATCCTCGCCCTGCTATGCCTGTGGCGCTGGCACCGCGGGCGCGCCGCCTTGCACCTGGACCTCAACCTGCCCGGCTACGCGCAACTGCGCGAACGCCTGATGCCGAGCAGCGAACGCCTGGGGGTCAACGACGCCGCGCCCGAACAGTTACACCACGCCACGGCAGGCGTGAGTGAGTTGGACAGCGACGGTGCGCTGCTGGTGGCCATCGAACTGGACGACACACACACCTGGCCACCGAAACTGCCGGCCAACGTCAAAAATGCCGGCATCCTCGACAGCCGCGAATCGCGCCACAAACTGCTGGATCAGCTCACCCGCTTCCCGCCCGCCCGCCTGGCCATTGCCTGCGACCCTCGCCGCTCGCCCGACCGTGGCAGCCTGGCGTTGATCGCCGAGCTGGCACGCAGCGCCACGGCCACCCGTGTCTGGTTGCTGCAAGCCCCACCGGGCCAGGCACTGGACGCCGCGCGCCTGGGCGATTGGCACACCGCGCTGCAACAGTTGGAACTGCCGTTCGCCGACTGCGCGCCGCTCAATTGGCTGGAGACCGGCCATGACTAA
- a CDS encoding DUF3482 domain-containing protein — MTKPLKLAVVGHTNVGKTSLLRTLTRDVGFGEVSHRPSTTRHVEGARLSVDGDALLELYDTPGLEDAIALLDYLERLDRPGERLDGPARLARFLEGSEARQRFEQEAKVLRQLLASDAGLYVIDAREPVLAKYRDELQVLASCGKPLLPVLNFVSSSDHREPDWREALARLGLHALVRFDSVAPPEDGERRLYESLALLLENARPQLERLILDQQAQRQARQQSAARLIAELLIDCAACRRSVVTEDEPQAISDLRKAVRQREQKCVEALLKLFGFRPQDAAASDLPLLDGRWGDDLFNPETLKQLGVRVGGGIAAGAAAGAGVDLLVGGLTLGAAAIAGAIAGGALQTARSYGGRLLGKIKGQRELTVDDSVLRLLALRQRQLLKALNQRGHAAMHSIKVDTPQDKTWREGKLPDALHKARAHPQWSSLNPHAKLSQAERQEQVQALAQRLDAS; from the coding sequence ATGACTAAACCGCTGAAACTCGCCGTGGTCGGCCACACCAACGTGGGCAAGACCTCCCTGCTGCGCACCCTGACCCGCGATGTGGGCTTTGGCGAAGTATCCCATCGCCCCAGCACCACGCGGCATGTGGAAGGCGCACGGTTGTCGGTGGACGGCGACGCCTTGCTGGAGCTGTACGACACGCCCGGCCTGGAAGATGCCATCGCCCTGCTCGACTATCTGGAACGCCTCGATCGACCCGGCGAACGCCTGGACGGTCCGGCGCGCCTTGCGCGGTTTCTCGAAGGCAGCGAGGCCCGCCAGCGTTTCGAGCAGGAAGCCAAGGTGTTGCGCCAACTGCTGGCCTCGGATGCCGGCCTGTATGTGATCGACGCCCGCGAGCCGGTGCTGGCCAAGTACCGCGATGAGCTGCAAGTGCTGGCCAGTTGCGGCAAGCCGTTGCTGCCGGTGCTCAACTTCGTCAGCAGCAGCGACCATCGCGAGCCCGATTGGCGCGAAGCCCTGGCCCGCCTGGGCCTGCATGCACTGGTGCGTTTCGACAGTGTCGCGCCGCCCGAAGACGGCGAGCGCCGCCTGTATGAAAGCCTGGCCCTGCTGCTGGAGAACGCACGGCCGCAGTTGGAACGCTTGATCCTTGATCAGCAAGCCCAACGCCAGGCCCGCCAGCAAAGCGCCGCCCGGTTGATCGCCGAGCTGTTGATCGACTGCGCGGCCTGTCGGCGCAGCGTGGTCACCGAAGACGAACCCCAGGCCATCAGCGATCTGCGCAAAGCCGTGCGTCAGCGCGAGCAAAAATGCGTGGAGGCCCTGCTCAAGCTGTTCGGTTTCCGCCCGCAGGACGCCGCCGCCAGCGATTTACCGCTGCTGGACGGGCGCTGGGGTGACGACTTGTTCAACCCGGAAACCCTCAAACAACTCGGCGTGCGCGTGGGCGGTGGCATCGCCGCAGGCGCCGCCGCCGGGGCCGGGGTGGACTTGCTCGTCGGCGGGCTGACACTCGGCGCCGCCGCCATCGCCGGTGCGATTGCCGGAGGCGCGCTGCAAACCGCGCGCAGCTATGGCGGCCGCCTGCTGGGCAAGATCAAAGGCCAGCGCGAACTCACCGTCGACGACAGCGTGCTGCGTCTGCTCGCCCTGCGCCAGCGCCAACTGCTCAAGGCCTTGAACCAGCGCGGGCATGCGGCGATGCACAGCATCAAGGTCGACACGCCCCAGGACAAAACCTGGCGCGAGGGTAAATTGCCGGACGCGCTGCACAAGGCTCGCGCCCACCCGCAATGGTCATCCCTCAACCCGCACGCGAAACTGAGCCAGGCTGAACGCCAGGAACAGGTCCAGGCCCTGGCTCAGCGGCTGGACGCGTCCTGA
- a CDS encoding phosphonate degradation HD-domain oxygenase yields the protein MTRAQVVAEVFGLYEQHGQADYIGEPVSQIEHMSQAAQLAMAEGFDDEVVLAAFFHDIGHICGQGGEPMGGYGVASHERLGADYLRRAGFGERMARLVEYHVQAKRYLTFSQPDYYARLSEASRRTLAYQGGPMSAEEAQVFEQDPLCAVSLRMRQWDEHAKEMHVSLIDLELLKAKALQLLADQDASSR from the coding sequence ATGACCCGTGCGCAGGTGGTGGCCGAGGTCTTCGGTTTGTACGAACAGCACGGCCAGGCCGATTACATCGGCGAGCCGGTGTCGCAGATCGAACATATGTCCCAGGCCGCACAGCTGGCAATGGCTGAAGGCTTTGATGATGAGGTGGTGCTGGCGGCGTTTTTCCACGATATCGGGCATATCTGCGGGCAGGGCGGCGAGCCTATGGGTGGTTACGGCGTGGCCAGCCATGAGCGGCTGGGGGCCGATTATTTGCGGCGCGCAGGCTTCGGCGAGCGCATGGCCAGGCTGGTGGAGTATCACGTGCAGGCCAAGCGTTACCTGACGTTCAGCCAGCCTGACTACTACGCCCGTCTGAGCGAAGCCAGCCGCCGGACCCTGGCTTACCAGGGCGGGCCCATGAGCGCCGAAGAGGCCCAGGTGTTCGAACAGGACCCGCTGTGCGCGGTGAGCCTGCGCATGCGCCAATGGGACGAGCACGCCAAGGAGATGCACGTGTCATTGATCGACCTTGAGCTGCTCAAAGCCAAAGCGTTGCAGTTATTGGCCGATCAGGACGCGTCCAGCCGCTGA
- a CDS encoding TIGR03364 family FAD-dependent oxidoreductase encodes MTHHSDLLIIGAGILGLSHAYAAARRGLKVKVFERSATPLGASVRNFGQALVTGQPPGPMLELARESREIWGHWAQVAGVQLKRNGSYLFARTEAEEQLLEAFCAGRAQQHGYRVELLQGAALKALYGGQFGHHRAALHGKDDQQLYSREAIPALIHYLSQVLNVEFHFSTLVREVEPGQLHSTAGSFRGEQIIVCSGHDYQTLLAEAITQLNPQICRLQMLRARPALDLNLQHALLTGLSCVHYGAFADLPEAAAVQAQILREAPHLHQHGIHLLISPTPHGELIIGDSHDYGSDASPFNAEQVDDWLIELAEHTLGCKVQVLERWQGVYGARGPGPFSFLRVAPGVSAALMHTGVGMSVGPAMAERNITALWGQVL; translated from the coding sequence ATGACACACCACAGCGACCTGCTGATCATCGGCGCCGGTATCCTCGGCCTGTCCCACGCCTACGCAGCCGCCAGGCGCGGGCTCAAGGTCAAGGTGTTCGAGCGCAGCGCCACGCCGTTGGGGGCGTCGGTGCGCAACTTCGGTCAGGCATTGGTCACGGGCCAACCGCCTGGGCCGATGCTCGAGCTGGCACGGGAAAGCCGCGAGATCTGGGGGCACTGGGCCCAGGTGGCGGGGGTGCAACTCAAGCGCAATGGTTCGTACCTGTTCGCCCGGACCGAGGCCGAAGAGCAACTGTTGGAAGCGTTCTGCGCCGGACGTGCACAGCAACATGGCTACCGCGTCGAGTTGCTGCAAGGCGCGGCGCTGAAGGCGTTGTATGGCGGCCAGTTTGGCCATCACCGCGCGGCGTTGCACGGCAAGGACGATCAGCAGCTGTATTCGCGCGAAGCGATCCCGGCGCTGATCCACTACCTGAGCCAGGTATTGAACGTGGAGTTTCACTTCTCGACCCTGGTGCGCGAGGTCGAACCGGGCCAGCTGCACAGCACGGCGGGCAGTTTTCGGGGCGAGCAGATCATTGTGTGCTCCGGGCACGATTACCAGACCCTGCTGGCCGAGGCGATCACGCAGCTCAATCCACAGATCTGTCGCCTGCAAATGCTGCGCGCGCGGCCGGCGCTTGACCTGAACCTGCAACACGCATTGCTCACGGGCCTCAGTTGTGTGCATTACGGCGCGTTCGCCGACTTGCCGGAAGCAGCAGCGGTGCAGGCGCAGATCCTGCGTGAAGCACCGCACCTGCACCAACACGGGATTCACCTGCTGATCAGCCCGACGCCCCATGGCGAACTGATCATCGGCGACTCCCACGACTACGGCAGCGATGCATCACCGTTCAATGCCGAGCAGGTCGACGACTGGCTGATCGAACTGGCCGAGCACACCTTGGGGTGCAAGGTTCAGGTGCTGGAGCGTTGGCAGGGGGTGTACGGCGCGCGCGGGCCTGGACCGTTTTCGTTCCTGCGCGTGGCACCCGGCGTGAGCGCCGCGTTGATGCACACCGGAGTGGGGATGAGTGTGGGCCCGGCGATGGCCGAGCGGAATATCACGGCATTGTGGGGGCAGGTGCTATGA
- a CDS encoding putative 2-aminoethylphosphonate ABC transporter substrate-binding protein, with amino-acid sequence MFKPLALVAAVLTAFSLNAFAKTELTVYTALEAEQLKTYKKAFEQANPDVEIKWVRDSTGIITAKLLAEKARPQADVVWGLAASSLAILDQQGMLDNYAPKDLDKIGKNYRDAANPPAWVGMDVWAATICFNTVEAEKQGLTKPVSWQDLTKPEYKGKIVMPNPASSGTGFLDVSAWLQTFGEKQGWQYMDDLHQNIGQYVHSGSKPCKLAASGEFPIGISFEYPAVQLKRQGAPLDIILPKEGLGWDIEATAVIKGTAHAEAAKKLADFSASPAAMELYKDNFAVLAQPGVAKPQTELPADYEQRLIKNDFAWASKNRDSILTEWRKRYDGKSEKVAGQ; translated from the coding sequence ATGTTCAAGCCCCTGGCGCTGGTCGCTGCGGTACTCACTGCATTCAGCCTGAATGCCTTCGCCAAGACCGAGCTCACCGTGTACACGGCCCTCGAAGCCGAGCAGTTGAAGACCTACAAAAAGGCCTTCGAGCAGGCCAACCCCGACGTCGAGATCAAATGGGTGCGTGACTCCACCGGCATCATCACTGCCAAGCTGCTGGCCGAAAAAGCCCGGCCCCAGGCGGACGTGGTGTGGGGCCTGGCCGCCTCCAGCCTGGCGATCCTCGACCAGCAGGGCATGCTGGACAACTACGCGCCGAAGGATCTGGACAAGATCGGCAAAAATTACCGCGACGCCGCCAACCCGCCGGCCTGGGTGGGCATGGACGTGTGGGCCGCGACCATTTGCTTCAACACCGTCGAAGCCGAGAAGCAAGGCCTGACCAAGCCGGTGAGTTGGCAAGACCTGACCAAGCCTGAGTACAAGGGCAAGATCGTCATGCCTAACCCGGCATCCTCCGGTACCGGCTTTCTGGATGTGAGCGCCTGGCTGCAGACCTTCGGCGAGAAGCAGGGCTGGCAGTACATGGACGACCTGCACCAGAACATCGGCCAGTACGTCCACTCCGGTTCCAAGCCTTGCAAACTGGCGGCGTCCGGTGAGTTCCCGATCGGTATTTCCTTTGAATACCCGGCCGTGCAGCTCAAGCGCCAAGGCGCGCCGCTGGACATCATCCTGCCCAAGGAAGGCCTGGGTTGGGACATCGAAGCGACCGCCGTGATCAAGGGCACCGCCCACGCCGAGGCAGCGAAAAAACTGGCTGACTTTTCGGCCAGCCCCGCCGCGATGGAGCTGTACAAGGACAACTTCGCCGTCCTCGCTCAGCCCGGTGTTGCCAAGCCGCAGACCGAATTGCCGGCCGACTATGAGCAACGGTTGATCAAAAACGACTTCGCCTGGGCCTCGAAGAACCGCGACAGCATTTTGACCGAGTGGCGTAAGCGTTATGACGGCAAGTCGGAGAAGGTTGCCGGTCAGTAG
- a CDS encoding putative 2-aminoethylphosphonate ABC transporter permease subunit has translation MAVDMSVPLPREVSRAEAGDRLFVVGGKLLWLCLLGVAVLMPLLAIFWRGFSSEAGQGGGLVAARELLISANFHWLLGNSLKVSFSVATIVVPLAYLFAFALQRTLIPGKAIWRGLSLLPLMAPSMLPGIALVYLFGNQGLLRGLLAENIYGFWGIVLGEVIYTFPHALMILLSALSLADARLFDAASSMGASPARAFRSITWPATRQAVFAAFCLVFTLTITDFGVPVVVGGDYQVLALEAYKAVVGQQQFGRGALIGMVLLLPALFSFGVDAWLRRRQGDAMSGRAQVFQPTPSRLRDGCYLAIVLLICGVLLLVFGMAVYSSLVKFWPYNLSLSLNHYQFEDTAGGGWLAYRNSLTMALCTALVGSVLIFTGAYLMEKTKGQRSLNLALRLLSFVPMAVPGLVLGLGYVFFFNLNGNPLHVFYGTMTLLVVCTIAHYLTTAQMTATTALRQLDSEFEAAALSLKAPLYRHYLRVTVPICLPALLDIVRYLFVSAMTTVSAAIFLYSPDTLLAAVAVLNMDDAGNVGGAAAMSTLILFTSGGVSLLLAWASRGALRRSQAWRQRAPGQ, from the coding sequence ATGGCCGTTGATATGAGCGTGCCGCTGCCCCGCGAGGTGTCCCGTGCCGAAGCCGGCGACCGCTTGTTCGTGGTCGGCGGCAAACTGCTGTGGTTGTGCCTGCTGGGTGTCGCGGTATTGATGCCCTTGCTGGCGATTTTCTGGCGCGGGTTCAGCAGCGAAGCCGGGCAGGGCGGTGGTCTTGTGGCGGCACGAGAACTGCTCATCAGCGCAAATTTCCACTGGCTGCTGGGCAACAGCCTCAAAGTCTCCTTCAGCGTGGCGACCATCGTCGTACCGTTGGCTTACCTGTTTGCCTTCGCGCTGCAACGCACGCTGATTCCTGGCAAGGCGATCTGGCGCGGTCTTTCGCTGCTGCCGCTGATGGCGCCGTCAATGCTGCCAGGCATTGCGCTGGTGTACTTGTTTGGTAACCAGGGCCTGCTGCGCGGGCTGCTCGCGGAGAATATCTACGGGTTCTGGGGGATTGTGCTGGGTGAGGTGATCTACACCTTCCCGCACGCGCTGATGATTCTGCTGTCGGCGCTGTCCCTGGCGGATGCGCGACTGTTCGATGCGGCGTCAAGCATGGGCGCCAGCCCCGCCCGGGCGTTTCGCAGCATTACCTGGCCGGCCACGCGACAAGCCGTCTTTGCCGCGTTCTGCCTGGTGTTCACCCTGACCATCACTGACTTCGGCGTGCCCGTGGTGGTCGGTGGTGATTACCAAGTGCTGGCGCTGGAGGCCTATAAAGCCGTGGTCGGCCAGCAGCAGTTTGGTCGTGGCGCGTTGATCGGCATGGTGTTGCTGCTGCCGGCGCTGTTCAGTTTTGGCGTGGATGCGTGGTTGCGCCGTCGTCAGGGCGACGCCATGAGTGGCCGCGCCCAAGTGTTCCAGCCGACACCCTCGCGGTTAAGGGATGGCTGCTACCTGGCCATCGTCCTGCTGATCTGCGGCGTGTTGCTGCTGGTGTTCGGCATGGCGGTGTATTCCTCGCTGGTCAAATTCTGGCCGTACAACCTGTCGCTGTCGCTCAACCACTACCAGTTCGAAGACACCGCAGGCGGTGGCTGGCTGGCCTATCGCAACAGCCTGACCATGGCCTTGTGCACGGCATTGGTCGGCAGCGTGTTGATCTTCACCGGCGCCTACCTGATGGAAAAAACCAAAGGTCAGAGAAGCCTCAACCTGGCGCTGCGCCTGCTCAGTTTTGTGCCGATGGCCGTGCCGGGACTGGTGCTGGGGTTGGGCTATGTATTTTTCTTCAACCTCAACGGCAACCCGCTCCATGTGTTCTACGGCACCATGACCCTGCTGGTGGTGTGCACCATTGCTCATTATTTGACCACCGCGCAGATGACCGCCACCACGGCCCTGCGCCAGTTGGACAGCGAGTTCGAAGCCGCCGCGCTGTCGCTCAAGGCGCCGCTGTACCGCCACTATCTGCGCGTCACCGTGCCGATCTGCCTGCCGGCGTTGCTGGACATCGTGCGCTACTTGTTTGTGTCGGCGATGACCACCGTGTCCGCCGCGATCTTCCTCTACAGCCCCGACACCCTCCTCGCCGCCGTCGCCGTATTGAACATGGATGACGCCGGCAATGTGGGCGGTGCGGCGGCGATGTCGACCCTGATCCTGTTCACCTCGGGCGGCGTTTCGCTGCTGCTGGCGTGGGCTTCACGTGGCGCGTTGCGCCGTTCCCAAGCCTGGCGCCAGCGTGCGCCGGGCCAATAA
- a CDS encoding putative 2-aminoethylphosphonate ABC transporter ATP-binding protein, whose translation MNTALSQPGAPMKVRGIQKRFGAFAALDDVSLDVAAGELVCLLGPSGCGKTTLLRCIAGLERQDSGELYLGNRDVSLLPPQARDYGILFQSYALFPNLTVEANIGYGLTGSGRDEVRQRVGQMLALVGLVGSEKKYPGQLSGGQQQRVALARALAPAPSLLLLDEPMSALDARVREHLCTELRQLQRRLGITTLMVTHNQDEAMLMADRIAVMNNGKVEQYATPQEIYDRPATPFVAEFVGQGNWLPFSRNSASHAQVGGLNMRLADDAGVAKSGRLFCRPEAISVNPPVHEENLFPAKVREITFLGNRCRMSFELEQLPGHPLLAELAPEAMPRLGAQDIWVALPPRSLQVFA comes from the coding sequence ATGAACACAGCCCTGAGCCAACCCGGCGCGCCGATGAAAGTGCGCGGTATCCAGAAACGCTTCGGCGCCTTTGCGGCGTTGGACGACGTGTCCCTGGACGTCGCCGCCGGCGAGCTGGTGTGCCTGCTGGGGCCGTCCGGTTGCGGCAAGACCACCTTGCTGCGTTGCATCGCCGGCCTGGAGCGCCAGGACAGTGGCGAACTTTACCTGGGCAACCGCGACGTTTCCCTGTTGCCACCGCAGGCGCGGGACTACGGCATTTTGTTCCAGTCCTACGCGCTGTTTCCCAATCTCACTGTCGAAGCGAACATCGGCTACGGCCTCACCGGCAGCGGCCGCGATGAAGTGCGCCAGCGCGTCGGGCAAATGCTGGCGTTGGTCGGCCTGGTGGGCAGCGAAAAGAAATACCCCGGTCAACTCTCCGGTGGCCAGCAGCAACGGGTGGCCCTGGCCCGAGCGCTGGCGCCTGCGCCTTCGTTGTTGTTGCTCGACGAACCCATGTCGGCCCTCGACGCGCGTGTGCGTGAGCACCTGTGCACCGAGCTGCGCCAACTGCAACGCCGCCTTGGCATCACCACCTTGATGGTCACCCACAACCAGGACGAAGCCATGTTGATGGCCGATCGCATTGCGGTGATGAACAACGGCAAGGTCGAGCAATACGCCACGCCCCAGGAGATTTACGACCGCCCGGCCACACCGTTCGTGGCGGAGTTTGTCGGCCAGGGCAACTGGCTGCCGTTCAGCCGCAACAGTGCCAGCCATGCCCAGGTCGGCGGGCTGAACATGCGTCTGGCCGATGACGCCGGTGTGGCCAAGTCCGGCCGCCTGTTCTGCCGCCCGGAAGCCATCAGCGTCAACCCGCCGGTGCACGAAGAAAACCTGTTCCCGGCCAAGGTTCGCGAGATCACCTTCCTTGGCAACCGCTGCCGCATGAGCTTTGAACTGGAACAACTGCCCGGTCACCCACTGCTGGCCGAACTGGCTCCCGAAGCCATGCCGCGCCTGGGCGCTCAGGACATTTGGGTGGCGTTGCCGCCGCGCAGCCTGCAGGTATTTGCCTGA
- a CDS encoding LysR family transcriptional regulator, giving the protein MLSAELKAFYKVARLGSITQAAKKLGLSQPTVTTQIRNLESQYGVELFYRGGRRLTVSDEGARLLPMVKALLQQEADIEFFLRNNGQVQGALRIAATAPYYILDLVKAFRERLPQVEVSVEIGNSQQVLEALDDYRVDVAASSQLLEDPRLIRRVLGTDPLVLAVHRNHPLATLEHVPLTALAGHTLLMREAGSTTRRLTEEMLHGAGVSYGPLLEIGSRESIREAVLRNIGISIIARQEVPHDPQLRVLTIENAPQIPEYLYCLKERKGARLPAAFLGLAQEMSPL; this is encoded by the coding sequence GTGCTGAGTGCTGAGCTAAAAGCGTTTTACAAGGTCGCCCGCCTGGGCAGCATCACCCAGGCGGCGAAAAAACTCGGCCTGAGCCAACCCACCGTCACCACCCAGATCCGCAACCTCGAAAGCCAGTACGGCGTAGAGCTGTTCTACCGTGGCGGCCGTCGTCTGACCGTCAGTGACGAGGGCGCGCGGCTGCTGCCGATGGTCAAGGCGCTGTTGCAGCAGGAAGCGGATATCGAGTTTTTCCTGCGTAACAATGGTCAGGTGCAGGGCGCCTTGCGCATTGCTGCGACCGCGCCGTATTACATCCTTGATCTGGTCAAAGCCTTTCGCGAGCGCTTGCCGCAGGTGGAGGTGTCCGTGGAAATCGGCAACTCCCAGCAGGTACTCGAAGCACTGGACGATTACCGCGTCGACGTCGCCGCCTCGTCGCAATTGCTGGAAGACCCGCGCTTGATTCGCCGCGTGCTCGGTACCGACCCGTTGGTGCTGGCGGTGCACCGCAATCACCCCCTGGCCACACTCGAGCATGTACCGTTGACCGCACTGGCCGGGCATACGTTGCTGATGCGCGAAGCCGGCTCCACCACCCGCCGCCTGACCGAAGAGATGCTGCACGGCGCCGGCGTGAGTTATGGCCCGCTGCTGGAAATCGGCAGTCGAGAGTCGATCCGCGAGGCGGTGCTGCGCAACATCGGCATCAGCATCATCGCGCGTCAGGAAGTGCCCCATGACCCGCAACTGCGCGTGCTGACCATCGAGAACGCGCCGCAGATTCCGGAGTACCTGTACTGCCTCAAGGAACGCAAAGGCGCGCGGCTGCCGGCGGCGTTTTTGGGGTTGGCTCAGGAAATGTCGCCGCTCTGA